A stretch of Spartinivicinus marinus DNA encodes these proteins:
- the tnpB gene encoding IS66 family insertion sequence element accessory protein TnpB (TnpB, as the term is used for proteins encoded by IS66 family insertion elements, is considered an accessory protein, since TnpC, encoded by a neighboring gene, is a DDE family transposase.) yields MIALTATSRILLSTQPADFRKGIDGFVALCQQVLNQDPRSGVVFVFINRSKTMVRALHYDGTGFWLMTKRLSKGRFLGWPSGTAPINPLAAKQLSLLLRGQALTRIVPLS; encoded by the coding sequence ATGATTGCATTAACAGCCACCTCACGTATTTTATTGTCTACCCAACCGGCGGATTTTCGCAAAGGCATTGATGGGTTTGTTGCCTTATGCCAGCAGGTTTTAAATCAAGATCCTCGTTCAGGCGTGGTATTTGTTTTCATTAATCGGAGTAAGACCATGGTTCGAGCGCTCCACTATGATGGCACCGGTTTTTGGCTAATGACAAAACGGTTATCAAAAGGGCGTTTTTTAGGCTGGCCTTCAGGAACAGCCCCTATCAACCCGTTGGCGGCTAAACAACTCAGTCTTTTATTACGAGGGCAAGCGTTAACACGAATAGTGCCTTTGAGCTAA
- the tnpC gene encoding IS66 family transposase gives MTQTTTINRTELQALKQRISEAQAYGLSLSQEDNQYILDALMTLEHLQQQLHTHSITLHKLRKSLGIEMSSEKLRDLCGENTTAGESKDKLAKPPRQRPPKPKSTTPPVTINHALTQYQSGEVCPACEIGKLYSTKPARLLRITGQSPYARELHLAEQRRCNACGAYFTAPLPEAVTVDGEPQQQYGYSARSLMVLSKYFAGSPFYRQECLQGLLGVAISSSTFYDQSSYVANDVTPLFDRLKELAANAVDYLLDDTGHRILKQGPVMKKRLKQKKAKRRTGIYASGVIANLSNQHQIVLFQTNVGHAGELIDELLEKRSPDQPPPILMSDALANNNPQSGCETIRSLCNTHGRRQFADVFNHFPTQVEYVLKQYQTIWLNEATVVQEQLSPEQRLAYHQTHSLPVMAALREWGNQLIQSGKIEDNSGLGKAICYFDRHYEGLTRFCTHVGARLDNNLMEAMLKLIVRGRKNSLFYKTQTGANVADVLTSVIATAASAGINVFDYLNAIQRNKAAVKANPDQWLPWDFKAEK, from the coding sequence GTGACTCAAACCACTACAATTAATCGCACAGAACTTCAAGCACTGAAGCAGCGGATTAGTGAAGCCCAAGCTTATGGTTTATCGCTGAGCCAAGAGGATAATCAGTATATTTTAGATGCGCTGATGACCCTTGAGCATTTACAGCAACAACTGCATACCCACTCAATTACCCTCCATAAGCTGCGTAAATCACTGGGTATTGAAATGAGCTCTGAAAAGCTACGTGATTTATGTGGGGAAAATACCACAGCAGGTGAGAGCAAGGACAAGCTGGCTAAGCCACCCCGTCAGCGTCCCCCTAAACCGAAAAGCACCACACCACCGGTGACCATCAATCATGCGCTAACTCAATACCAAAGTGGTGAGGTGTGCCCTGCCTGTGAAATAGGAAAACTGTATTCTACTAAACCCGCCCGTTTGTTGCGTATTACCGGTCAGAGCCCCTATGCCCGAGAACTACACTTAGCAGAACAACGCCGCTGTAATGCGTGCGGAGCCTATTTCACTGCCCCTTTACCTGAAGCGGTCACCGTGGATGGTGAACCACAGCAGCAATATGGTTACTCAGCGCGCTCATTAATGGTGTTAAGCAAATATTTTGCAGGCTCACCTTTTTATCGGCAAGAATGTTTACAAGGGTTGTTAGGAGTCGCCATCAGTAGCTCTACCTTTTATGATCAAAGCAGCTATGTGGCAAATGATGTGACGCCACTGTTTGATCGGCTAAAAGAGTTAGCGGCTAATGCCGTCGATTATTTATTAGATGATACGGGGCACCGCATATTAAAACAGGGCCCGGTGATGAAAAAGCGGCTTAAACAGAAAAAAGCCAAACGACGAACAGGCATTTATGCCTCAGGTGTGATTGCGAATTTAAGCAATCAGCACCAAATCGTGTTGTTCCAAACCAATGTGGGTCATGCCGGTGAGCTCATTGACGAACTGCTGGAAAAGCGTTCACCTGATCAACCCCCGCCCATTTTAATGAGCGATGCCTTAGCCAATAATAACCCGCAAAGCGGTTGCGAAACCATTCGCTCGCTCTGTAATACCCATGGGCGCCGCCAATTTGCGGATGTGTTTAATCATTTCCCCACACAGGTGGAGTATGTGCTTAAGCAATACCAAACGATCTGGCTTAATGAGGCAACAGTTGTCCAGGAACAGTTGTCACCTGAACAACGGCTAGCCTATCACCAGACTCACTCTTTGCCTGTGATGGCTGCGCTACGAGAATGGGGTAATCAATTAATCCAAAGTGGCAAAATTGAAGACAATAGTGGGCTAGGAAAAGCTATCTGTTACTTTGATCGACACTATGAGGGACTTACCCGGTTTTGTACCCATGTAGGCGCGCGACTGGATAATAACTTAATGGAAGCGATGTTAAAACTCATCGTTCGAGGTCGAAAAAATAGTTTATTTTATAAAACACAAACCGGTGCCAATGTAGCGGATGTATTGACTTCAGTGATTGCTACCGCTGCCAGTGCAGGAATTAACGTGTTTGATTATTTAAATGCCATTCAACGTAATAAAGCGGCTGTTAAAGCCAATCCTGATCAATGGTTGCCATGGGATTTTAAGGCAGAAAAATAA
- a CDS encoding IS3 family transposase, translated as MKYAFIKANKQSWSIALQCRVFRVSRSGYYKWSHSVASQRIKLNEKLDTDIIELFEHHKGRYGAPRITQALKDNGERINHKRVAKRMVALGLRAKQARKFKATTDSKHYLPVAENSLQQDFSASRPNEKWVGDITYGVPGVWDK; from the coding sequence GTGAAGTATGCCTTCATCAAAGCCAATAAACAGAGCTGGTCTATAGCCTTACAGTGTAGAGTTTTTCGTGTTTCTCGGTCAGGCTATTATAAATGGAGCCATTCAGTTGCGTCACAAAGGATAAAGCTTAATGAGAAGCTGGATACTGATATTATCGAGTTATTTGAACACCATAAAGGTCGTTATGGGGCTCCTCGCATTACTCAAGCCCTAAAAGACAACGGAGAGCGTATAAATCACAAGCGGGTTGCAAAGCGAATGGTTGCACTAGGGCTTCGAGCTAAACAAGCGAGGAAGTTCAAGGCTACTACCGATAGCAAGCATTATTTACCGGTCGCGGAAAATAGCTTGCAACAAGATTTTAGTGCCAGTAGACCCAATGAAAAATGGGTGGGCGATATCACCTATGGTGTGCCCGGAGTTTGGGATAAATAA
- a CDS encoding transposase, protein MSQKKNKTYPIEFKKEAVRLALESGKPKTVIAKELGVGVSLLYAWINQQAARETMSKDQKQTEAQKIKDLEAENKKLKSENALLKKAAAYFAKNQM, encoded by the coding sequence ATGAGTCAAAAGAAAAATAAGACTTATCCAATTGAGTTTAAAAAAGAGGCCGTTAGACTGGCACTAGAGTCAGGGAAGCCGAAAACAGTGATTGCAAAAGAGTTAGGAGTTGGTGTGAGCTTGCTTTACGCGTGGATCAACCAACAGGCCGCCAGGGAAACAATGAGCAAAGATCAAAAGCAAACAGAGGCCCAGAAGATCAAGGATCTAGAGGCTGAGAATAAAAAGCTAAAATCTGAAAATGCCTTACTAAAAAAGGCGGCAGCATACTTCGCGAAAAACCAGATGTGA
- a CDS encoding alpha/beta fold hydrolase: protein MSQVLSMPSYLNKVDTSILAEELGDIDASIYRAPDGYEFNLYKVGNPSAEKLVILPPYGMSYLLLSRLVKVLSGKYYVLSWESRGCPDYEASVSDDRFDLVSQSEDFVNILKQEGFDSFHYVGWCQAAQLLVHTLSVSDLQPKTISWIAPAGLGTSLVKSEFERCALPIYLEIEKLGSAYAEKLAMILDKYRDQPIREEIAAEKYTVLHLSDPDATHRFSRYMKLYEDNKSKVIELLGQVFEKHHVYVIHCKDDTYSHFSEAVQLEKKYPNVELELMPGGGHLQLFYEPDVIAGLILGYINREAELAGEVVA from the coding sequence ATGTCGCAGGTGTTATCAATGCCATCATATTTGAATAAGGTCGATACATCGATTTTGGCTGAAGAGCTTGGAGATATAGATGCATCAATATATCGTGCTCCGGATGGATACGAATTTAATCTCTATAAAGTAGGCAATCCATCAGCAGAAAAGTTAGTGATCTTGCCTCCGTATGGAATGTCGTATCTACTTTTGTCCCGATTGGTGAAAGTACTGTCGGGAAAATATTATGTGTTATCTTGGGAATCGCGTGGGTGTCCTGATTATGAAGCATCTGTGTCTGATGATAGATTTGATCTGGTCTCGCAGTCAGAAGATTTTGTCAATATTCTAAAGCAGGAAGGATTTGATTCGTTTCACTATGTTGGTTGGTGTCAAGCGGCGCAGTTGCTTGTTCATACGCTTTCCGTTTCAGATTTACAACCAAAAACTATTTCCTGGATAGCTCCTGCCGGGTTAGGCACCTCGCTTGTGAAGTCGGAATTTGAGCGGTGTGCATTACCAATCTATCTGGAAATTGAGAAGCTGGGTAGTGCTTATGCGGAAAAACTCGCAATGATATTGGATAAGTATCGTGATCAACCAATACGCGAAGAGATAGCAGCGGAGAAGTATACTGTTCTTCATTTATCGGATCCTGATGCAACGCATAGGTTTTCCAGATACATGAAACTTTATGAAGATAATAAGTCGAAGGTGATAGAGCTACTGGGACAGGTATTCGAAAAACATCATGTTTATGTAATTCACTGTAAAGATGATACATATAGTCACTTTTCTGAGGCAGTACAACTTGAGAAGAAGTATCCGAATGTTGAATTGGAGTTGATGCCTGGTGGCGGCCATTTACAGCTGTTTTATGAGCCGGATGTAATTGCTGGTTTGATTTTGGGTTACATAAACAGAGAGGCCGAGCTGGCGGGCGAAGTTGTAGCATAA